A stretch of Spirosoma oryzicola DNA encodes these proteins:
- the galE gene encoding UDP-glucose 4-epimerase GalE — translation MTPTGNSPKILVTGGAGFIGSHTVVSLVEAGFEPVIVDDFSNSERSVLDGLRTILGRDVTCYSANCNDAAEMAAIFQKEGFSGVIHFAAYKAVGESVQKPLKYYRNNLDSLLLLLELMPKYKVSNLVFSSSCTVYGQPEQLPVTEQTPRLPAQSPYGNTKAISEDIIRDTVNAQVPIKALALRYFNPVGAHPSAEIGELPLGVPANLIPFITQTAAGIRQSLTVYGDDYNTSDGTCVRDYIHVVDLAEAHVQALRKLSESSDEASYDVINIGTGRGETVLNIIKTFEQETGVKLNYTIGPRRAGDVEQVYADVTKANQALDWQARRSLAESLRDAWRWQQKIS, via the coding sequence TTGACTCCTACAGGTAATTCCCCAAAGATTCTGGTAACCGGCGGTGCTGGCTTTATTGGTTCGCACACAGTTGTTTCCCTGGTTGAAGCCGGTTTTGAGCCGGTCATTGTCGACGACTTTTCCAACTCCGAACGGTCCGTGCTCGACGGTCTGCGGACCATACTGGGCCGCGATGTAACGTGCTATTCGGCCAACTGTAACGATGCCGCCGAAATGGCAGCTATCTTTCAGAAAGAAGGCTTTAGCGGTGTCATTCATTTTGCCGCCTACAAAGCGGTGGGTGAATCGGTTCAAAAGCCGCTGAAGTATTACCGAAACAATCTGGATTCGCTGCTGCTGCTGTTAGAACTGATGCCAAAGTATAAGGTGTCTAACCTGGTATTTTCATCGTCCTGTACCGTGTACGGCCAACCGGAGCAACTACCTGTTACGGAGCAAACACCCCGACTACCGGCCCAGTCGCCGTATGGTAATACAAAAGCCATCAGCGAAGACATCATCCGTGATACGGTAAACGCTCAAGTACCCATTAAAGCATTAGCGCTGCGCTATTTTAATCCGGTTGGAGCACATCCGTCAGCCGAAATTGGTGAACTGCCGCTCGGTGTTCCGGCCAACCTGATTCCGTTCATCACGCAAACAGCTGCTGGTATCCGCCAGAGCCTCACCGTTTACGGCGATGACTACAACACATCCGACGGTACCTGCGTCCGCGATTATATTCATGTCGTTGATCTGGCCGAAGCGCACGTACAAGCCCTGCGGAAACTAAGTGAGTCCAGCGACGAAGCGAGCTACGATGTCATCAACATCGGCACAGGCCGGGGAGAAACGGTCCTGAATATCATCAAGACGTTCGAACAGGAAACCGGCGTTAAGCTTAATTACACCATCGGACCTCGTCGTGCGGGCGATGTAGAGCAGGTCTATGCCGATGTCACCAAAGCCAATCAGGCACTCGACTGGCAGGCACGTCGTTCACTGGCAGAATCTTTGCGGGATGCTTGGCGGTGGCAGCAGAAAATCAGTTAA
- the ytxJ gene encoding bacillithiol system redox-active protein YtxJ, which produces MNWNKLTSDAQLDEIKEESAKQPVLIFKHSTTCSISAMALSRMERNWSDQLGVKPYYLDLLANRPISNKIENVFGVVHESPQVLLIRNGKCVYDASHMSISFAGLQQAV; this is translated from the coding sequence ATGAACTGGAATAAACTAACGAGCGACGCTCAACTCGACGAAATTAAGGAGGAGTCTGCGAAGCAACCGGTGCTGATTTTCAAACACAGCACGACTTGCTCGATAAGCGCCATGGCGCTCAGCCGGATGGAACGCAACTGGAGCGATCAGCTTGGCGTGAAACCTTACTACTTGGATTTGCTGGCAAACCGGCCTATTTCCAATAAAATTGAGAATGTATTCGGCGTAGTACACGAATCACCACAGGTATTGCTGATTCGGAACGGCAAGTGCGTTTATGATGCCTCGCACATGTCGATCTCGTTTGCGGGTTTACAGCAGGCTGTCTAG
- a CDS encoding phosphoribosylpyrophosphate synthetase encodes MQTYDTLTEALDGLRQQGFTLDYNLKSDALHCQQTDIQLHPTNFDIVQVYRFEGMTDPDDSSVLYAVEDKEGNRGTLVDAYGAYAQAVSPEMAEKLRYTPEE; translated from the coding sequence ATGCAAACCTACGACACACTCACCGAAGCGCTGGACGGCCTACGCCAACAAGGCTTCACGCTCGACTACAACCTGAAGAGCGACGCCCTGCACTGTCAGCAAACGGATATTCAGCTTCACCCCACCAATTTTGATATTGTACAGGTTTATCGCTTCGAAGGTATGACTGACCCTGACGATTCAAGCGTTCTGTATGCCGTTGAAGACAAAGAAGGGAACCGAGGCACATTGGTAGATGCGTACGGAGCCTACGCGCAGGCAGTATCCCCGGAAATGGCGGAAAAACTGCGTTATACGCCCGAAGAATGA
- a CDS encoding 4'-phosphopantetheinyl transferase family protein, translating to MTIELEITNDCVAVLRSITEDEPTLRADLTLTAPEQEDLAGISHPAQRVEWLACRVAVKSLVEAQGLAYAGLQKDEYGKPHLIGAPWHISLSHTGGWAAAVLHRTRPVGIDIEPIREQFRRVVPRVLSEDEISHAAGEPNRLAVYWCAKEALYKLYGRRQLTFRDHLHVEPFADGDDHLVGHVRLPDHEAQLTIRCFQVGPGLLALAF from the coding sequence GTGACTATCGAATTAGAAATAACGAATGATTGCGTGGCTGTGCTCCGGTCTATCACCGAGGACGAGCCAACGCTCCGGGCTGATCTAACACTGACCGCACCCGAACAGGAGGATCTGGCCGGTATCAGCCATCCGGCCCAACGCGTCGAATGGCTGGCCTGCCGGGTGGCCGTCAAAAGCTTGGTTGAAGCGCAAGGGTTAGCATACGCCGGACTACAGAAAGACGAATATGGAAAACCACACCTGATTGGGGCACCCTGGCACATTTCCCTTTCGCACACGGGCGGCTGGGCGGCTGCGGTATTGCACCGGACCCGTCCGGTTGGTATCGATATCGAACCCATTCGGGAACAGTTTCGGCGCGTTGTGCCACGGGTTTTATCGGAGGATGAGATCAGCCACGCAGCCGGAGAGCCAAATCGGCTGGCCGTCTACTGGTGCGCGAAAGAAGCGCTGTACAAACTCTACGGCAGACGCCAGCTTACCTTCCGTGATCATTTGCACGTTGAACCGTTTGCGGATGGCGACGACCATCTGGTTGGTCATGTCCGGCTACCCGACCACGAAGCACAACTAACGATTCGTTGTTTTCAGGTCGGGCCCGGCCTGTTGGCACTTGCTTTTTAG
- a CDS encoding 3-deoxy-D-manno-octulosonic acid transferase: MFSGFYNTGIFVFQSLLQLVAPFNPKAKKWVDGRRDWRSSLTNKLASNKSPVAWFHAASLGEFEQGRPVIEAYREQYPDHKILLTFFSPSGYEVRKDYDGAHFVVYLPADTPVNARDFVAIVKPRIAFFIKYEFWYNYLHELKAAEVATLSFSAIFRPNQLFFKSYGGFYRNMLRYFDHILVQNDESVRLLKSIGVSTVTLAGDTRFDRVAQVAAAKKDIPVARTFKKGAPMLVVGSAWKEDMDVLIPFLNQFDKPLKVIIAPHEIHDEEIQKWRGELRMPSVRFSEAQSPTFDQSTLESFAVLFIDNVGMLTSLYQYGEFAFIGGAFKQGLHNILEAATFGMPLFFGPSYDKFQEAVDLVQEGAAFPIDSTVSLNVAFAKQYADRSKAAQVSRNYVLRNIGATAQVMEVVQQLMGERTIG, from the coding sequence TTGTTCTCGGGATTCTACAACACCGGTATTTTTGTCTTCCAGAGCCTATTGCAGCTAGTAGCTCCGTTCAACCCCAAAGCTAAAAAATGGGTCGATGGTCGGCGTGACTGGCGCAGTAGTCTGACCAACAAATTGGCTTCGAACAAGAGTCCGGTAGCTTGGTTCCATGCAGCTTCGTTGGGTGAGTTTGAACAGGGACGTCCGGTTATAGAAGCCTATCGGGAGCAGTACCCTGACCACAAAATCCTGCTGACGTTTTTTTCGCCATCGGGATACGAAGTGCGTAAGGACTATGACGGTGCCCATTTTGTAGTTTACCTGCCCGCTGATACACCCGTCAACGCCCGCGATTTTGTAGCGATTGTAAAACCACGAATTGCTTTTTTTATCAAATACGAATTCTGGTACAATTACCTTCACGAGCTAAAAGCCGCAGAGGTTGCTACCCTATCTTTCTCCGCTATCTTTCGACCGAACCAGCTTTTCTTTAAATCCTACGGAGGGTTTTACCGGAACATGCTTCGTTACTTCGACCATATTCTGGTGCAGAATGACGAATCGGTTCGGTTACTGAAAAGCATTGGTGTTTCAACGGTGACGCTGGCGGGTGATACCCGTTTTGATCGGGTGGCTCAGGTCGCAGCGGCCAAAAAAGATATTCCGGTTGCCCGCACGTTTAAAAAGGGTGCGCCGATGCTGGTAGTAGGCAGCGCGTGGAAAGAAGACATGGACGTGCTGATCCCGTTCCTGAATCAGTTCGACAAACCGCTGAAAGTGATTATCGCTCCGCACGAAATTCACGACGAGGAAATCCAAAAATGGCGTGGTGAATTGAGAATGCCGTCCGTTCGCTTTTCCGAAGCGCAATCGCCAACGTTCGATCAGTCGACGCTCGAATCATTCGCTGTCCTGTTTATCGACAATGTCGGTATGTTAACGTCGCTTTATCAGTATGGTGAATTTGCGTTTATCGGAGGGGCGTTTAAGCAGGGGCTTCATAACATTCTGGAAGCGGCCACGTTTGGAATGCCCCTTTTTTTCGGCCCCAGCTACGACAAATTTCAGGAGGCCGTTGATCTGGTACAGGAGGGGGCCGCTTTTCCGATCGATAGTACCGTATCCTTAAACGTTGCGTTTGCAAAACAATACGCCGACCGCTCTAAAGCCGCTCAGGTGAGCCGGAATTATGTGCTGCGGAACATTGGCGCAACGGCGCAGGTTATGGAGGTTGTACAACAACTAATGGGCGAAAGAACGATTGGATAA
- a CDS encoding DivIVA domain-containing protein yields MKITPIEIRQHTFERGLRGYKSEDVDAFLVSLSQEWERVTGEHKMLKMQLELAEKELGKLKEVEMTLFRTLKTAEDTSTQITDQATKAAEQYMAEARQRADDMLAEARKKSTLMVQDAENQSRFLKENILNDLKVIEHDFKALEGYKENLATQIRSLASGAIDSVDRFEKKFLKQDLKGKIDEVSTQINGELKKADEEQSVRALPMPSEPATPVDELPELVERETAIPEAIPIDEPVMARLDDAVHEEMQPENASLPVAQPEPAFEKTAPESTLAEVNTAEPAIVVEETQPKKGGSFFDQI; encoded by the coding sequence ATGAAAATTACGCCCATTGAGATCCGGCAGCACACGTTCGAACGGGGGCTGCGTGGGTATAAATCCGAAGATGTTGATGCTTTTCTAGTTTCACTTTCTCAAGAATGGGAGCGTGTCACCGGTGAACATAAAATGCTGAAAATGCAGCTTGAGTTAGCCGAGAAAGAATTGGGTAAACTCAAAGAAGTAGAAATGACCCTGTTCCGGACGCTGAAGACCGCCGAGGATACGAGTACACAAATTACTGATCAGGCCACAAAAGCAGCGGAGCAGTACATGGCCGAAGCCCGCCAGCGCGCCGATGACATGCTGGCCGAAGCCCGTAAGAAATCGACATTGATGGTACAGGACGCCGAAAATCAGTCGCGCTTTCTGAAAGAAAATATCCTTAATGACCTGAAAGTGATTGAACATGATTTCAAGGCGCTTGAGGGATACAAGGAAAATCTGGCTACTCAGATACGCTCGCTTGCCAGCGGGGCTATTGATAGCGTTGATCGGTTTGAGAAGAAGTTCTTGAAGCAGGACCTGAAGGGGAAAATAGACGAAGTGTCCACTCAGATCAATGGTGAGCTGAAAAAGGCTGACGAGGAGCAAAGTGTGCGTGCGTTACCGATGCCCTCCGAGCCCGCAACGCCTGTCGATGAACTCCCTGAATTGGTTGAGCGTGAAACGGCCATTCCCGAAGCAATACCCATTGACGAACCGGTTATGGCCAGACTCGATGACGCCGTTCATGAGGAAATGCAGCCAGAAAACGCATCATTACCGGTGGCTCAGCCAGAACCCGCCTTTGAGAAGACAGCCCCAGAGTCTACCTTAGCCGAAGTAAATACAGCAGAGCCAGCGATAGTCGTTGAAGAGACGCAACCAAAGAAGGGAGGGTCTTTTTTCGACCAGATCTAA
- the rfbB gene encoding dTDP-glucose 4,6-dehydratase, whose product MKILITGGAGFIGSHVVRLFVTKYPEYQIYNLDKLTYAGNLANLSDIENAPNYTFIKGDITDAKFIDDMFTELLFDGVIHLAAESHVDRSITDPMAFVMTNVVGTVNLLNAAKNSWQASESGFEGKRFYHVSTDEVYGSLHNPEDFFTEETAYDPQSPYSASKAASDHFVRAYGNTYKLPVVLTNCSNNYGPNHFPEKLIPLMIHNIQTNKPLPVYGKGENIRDWLYVVDHARAIDTVFHKGELGETYNIGGFNEWKNIDLVHLLCSIMDRKLGRPEGTSAQLITYVTDRAGHDLRYAIDAHKIMNELGWQPSLQFEEGLEKTVDWFLANQQWLDNVTSGTYQTYYQGMYANR is encoded by the coding sequence ATGAAAATTCTTATCACGGGCGGAGCCGGATTTATTGGATCGCATGTTGTTCGATTATTCGTCACAAAGTACCCGGAGTACCAAATTTATAACCTCGATAAGCTGACCTATGCCGGTAATCTGGCAAACCTGTCGGATATCGAAAATGCGCCGAACTACACGTTCATCAAGGGCGATATTACAGACGCGAAGTTCATAGACGATATGTTCACCGAACTGCTGTTCGATGGCGTTATTCACCTCGCGGCCGAATCGCACGTTGACCGTTCGATCACCGACCCGATGGCGTTTGTCATGACGAACGTCGTGGGTACTGTTAACCTGCTGAACGCGGCAAAGAACAGCTGGCAGGCAAGCGAATCGGGCTTCGAAGGAAAACGATTCTACCACGTCTCGACCGACGAAGTATACGGATCGCTTCATAATCCCGAAGATTTCTTCACTGAAGAAACCGCTTACGATCCTCAATCGCCTTATTCCGCTTCCAAAGCAGCATCCGACCATTTTGTACGGGCTTATGGTAATACTTACAAGCTGCCGGTCGTGTTGACAAACTGTTCGAACAACTACGGCCCGAATCATTTTCCGGAAAAACTCATTCCGTTGATGATTCATAATATTCAGACTAACAAGCCTTTACCGGTCTATGGCAAAGGAGAAAACATCCGTGACTGGCTGTATGTAGTGGACCACGCACGGGCGATTGATACCGTTTTTCACAAAGGCGAACTGGGCGAAACGTATAACATTGGCGGCTTTAACGAGTGGAAAAATATTGATCTGGTTCATTTGCTGTGCTCCATTATGGACCGCAAGCTTGGACGGCCAGAAGGCACATCGGCGCAGCTGATCACGTACGTAACCGACCGGGCCGGACATGATCTCCGTTACGCTATTGACGCTCACAAGATCATGAATGAACTTGGCTGGCAACCCTCGTTGCAATTCGAAGAAGGTCTCGAAAAAACGGTAGATTGGTTCCTGGCTAATCAGCAGTGGCTGGACAACGTTACGTCGGGCACTTATCAGACTTATTATCAGGGAATGTACGCAAATCGTTAA
- the folB gene encoding dihydroneopterin aldolase produces the protein MGTIALEGLEFFSYHGFYDEEQKIGNKYSVDIVVTADFSEAARRDRLSATVNYEDLYQITAAVMKQPARLLEHIAHRIIQEIRLKYSDLLAVEVSVSKFNPPIGGVCHRAKITLKE, from the coding sequence ATGGGAACAATTGCATTAGAAGGACTTGAATTTTTCTCCTACCACGGTTTTTACGACGAGGAGCAAAAAATAGGTAACAAGTATTCGGTCGATATTGTGGTAACCGCCGATTTCTCGGAAGCCGCCCGACGCGACCGATTGAGCGCCACCGTTAACTACGAAGATCTTTATCAGATTACGGCTGCCGTGATGAAGCAGCCAGCGCGATTGCTGGAACACATTGCTCACCGCATCATTCAGGAAATCCGACTGAAGTATTCCGATTTGCTGGCCGTGGAAGTGAGCGTTTCTAAATTCAACCCGCCGATTGGGGGTGTTTGCCATCGGGCGAAAATCACGTTGAAGGAATAA
- a CDS encoding WD40 repeat domain-containing protein, giving the protein MIIEKIDTFGGHRDCVYALEHGPQPHQLFSAGADGLVVRWHLDRPDLGELVAKVPASVYALALHATSGLLWVGQNYEGVHLIDVFSKQEVNSLKLTTAAIFDIKFYKNDAIIALSDGVVIVVDAEQLAIKKHLKASDQSARCIAVNPVEREVAIGYSDNTVRIFDLTTYALKRMIPAHANSVFTVAYSPDFRFLLTAGRDAHLKVWQVENEYTLHEDIVAHMFAINHLVYNPAGTLLATASMDKSIKLWDAETFRLLKVVDRARHAGHGTSVNKLLWTNYKNQLLSASDDRTVSVWKVA; this is encoded by the coding sequence GTGATAATTGAAAAAATTGATACGTTTGGCGGTCATCGTGACTGTGTGTATGCACTCGAACACGGACCGCAACCCCATCAGCTCTTTTCTGCCGGAGCAGATGGCTTGGTAGTGCGCTGGCATCTGGATCGGCCTGATCTGGGAGAACTGGTTGCAAAAGTTCCGGCTTCCGTATACGCACTCGCTTTACACGCCACGAGCGGGCTTTTATGGGTAGGGCAGAATTACGAAGGAGTGCATCTCATCGACGTTTTCAGTAAACAAGAAGTTAACTCGTTAAAACTGACTACGGCGGCCATTTTTGACATTAAATTTTACAAAAATGACGCAATTATTGCGCTTTCGGATGGGGTAGTGATCGTCGTTGACGCCGAACAGCTGGCTATCAAAAAACACTTGAAGGCGTCCGATCAGTCGGCGCGGTGTATAGCCGTTAATCCCGTCGAGCGAGAGGTAGCCATCGGTTATAGCGATAACACTGTCCGGATTTTCGACCTGACTACCTACGCGCTTAAACGGATGATTCCAGCCCACGCTAATTCTGTCTTTACGGTGGCCTATTCGCCTGATTTTCGATTTTTGCTAACAGCAGGACGCGATGCTCACCTAAAAGTATGGCAGGTCGAAAATGAGTACACGTTGCACGAGGATATCGTTGCGCATATGTTTGCCATCAATCATCTTGTCTACAATCCGGCTGGGACGTTGCTGGCAACGGCGAGTATGGACAAATCAATCAAATTGTGGGATGCTGAAACGTTCCGTCTGTTGAAGGTTGTTGATCGCGCCCGCCATGCCGGACATGGTACATCTGTTAATAAATTGTTGTGGACTAATTACAAGAATCAGTTGCTTTCGGCAAGCGACGACCGCACGGTTTCGGTCTGGAAAGTAGCCTAA
- a CDS encoding transglutaminase-like domain-containing protein, whose amino-acid sequence MSDNELKALISLLDDEDMEVVEHVEQQIRQIGGQMIPLLETEWEGSFNPALQKRIEEIIHDLQYESVLDRMRDWKNGGAMDLLEGLWIVSTYQYPDLSLDKLKRDIEQLYYDVWIDIKPDMHPDEQVRAMNNAFFTKLKFAPNTKHFHSPSNSMINQVLETRRGNPITLCVLYMLIAKRLNLPVYGVNLPNLFVLTYKNDNGVQFYINVFNRGLVFTKKDIDQYIDQLNLKRLDTFYQPCTNVDIVRRVLRNLTLAFEKNGDTDRVQEVERILDMVKDDGDGLPLSDYTQR is encoded by the coding sequence ATGAGCGACAACGAATTAAAAGCGCTGATCTCCTTGTTGGACGACGAAGATATGGAGGTAGTTGAACATGTTGAACAGCAAATACGACAAATAGGCGGGCAAATGATTCCGCTGCTGGAAACCGAATGGGAGGGAAGTTTTAATCCAGCCCTTCAAAAGCGAATCGAAGAAATCATCCACGATTTGCAGTACGAATCCGTGCTGGATCGGATGCGCGATTGGAAAAACGGTGGCGCCATGGACCTCTTGGAAGGCCTCTGGATTGTTTCGACCTACCAATACCCGGATCTGTCGCTCGACAAGTTAAAGCGTGATATTGAGCAATTGTATTACGATGTCTGGATTGATATCAAGCCAGACATGCACCCAGACGAGCAGGTTCGGGCTATGAACAATGCTTTCTTCACGAAGCTGAAATTTGCACCGAATACCAAGCATTTTCACTCGCCGTCTAACTCGATGATCAATCAGGTGCTGGAAACACGGCGGGGTAATCCGATCACGCTTTGTGTGCTTTACATGCTGATCGCCAAGCGCCTGAACCTGCCCGTTTATGGCGTAAACCTGCCCAACTTGTTCGTTCTGACGTATAAGAATGACAACGGGGTTCAGTTTTATATCAATGTTTTCAATCGGGGGCTGGTATTTACGAAGAAAGACATCGACCAGTATATCGACCAATTGAATCTAAAGCGTCTGGATACGTTCTATCAACCCTGCACAAACGTTGATATCGTTCGTCGGGTGCTTCGAAACCTGACCCTTGCCTTCGAAAAAAATGGCGATACGGACCGGGTTCAGGAGGTTGAACGAATTCTGGATATGGTTAAAGACGATGGGGATGGTTTGCCCTTGTCGGATTACACCCAACGATAG
- the rsgA gene encoding ribosome small subunit-dependent GTPase A encodes MKQGLIIRSTGSWYDVRDEDGHIFQGRLKGKFKIKGLKVTNPIAVGDHVTFAVEDEAENTAIITDIAPRENYIIRQSVHKTAHGHILAANLDQAVLLATLTLPRTSLGFIDRFLVSAESFRISTTIVFNKTDILNDEGLAYQQEIMDMYENIGYQCMATSATEGEGVDAFRQLLDHKVTLLSGHSGVGKSSLVNAIAPDLNLRTNEVSTFANKGVHTTTFAEMFELAPDTYIIDTPGIKELGLIDTAKEEISHYFPEMRDRLNQCRFHNCLHINEPGCAIKDAVAEGDIAESRYMSYLSMVEGGDNRR; translated from the coding sequence TTGAAACAAGGGTTAATTATACGCTCCACAGGGTCCTGGTACGATGTTCGCGACGAGGATGGTCATATATTTCAGGGTAGACTGAAAGGCAAGTTCAAGATCAAAGGGCTGAAAGTCACCAATCCCATTGCCGTGGGCGACCACGTGACGTTTGCCGTTGAAGATGAAGCCGAAAACACGGCAATTATTACGGACATTGCTCCCCGTGAGAATTACATTATCCGGCAGTCGGTGCACAAAACGGCCCACGGGCATATTCTGGCGGCTAATCTCGATCAGGCGGTGTTGCTGGCAACGCTTACCCTGCCGCGCACATCGCTTGGTTTTATCGACCGGTTTCTGGTTTCGGCCGAGTCATTTCGCATTTCAACGACCATCGTTTTCAACAAAACGGATATCCTGAACGACGAAGGGCTGGCCTATCAGCAGGAAATCATGGATATGTACGAAAACATCGGTTACCAATGCATGGCTACTTCCGCAACGGAAGGGGAGGGTGTGGACGCTTTTCGACAATTGCTGGACCATAAGGTGACGCTGTTATCGGGCCATTCGGGGGTAGGAAAATCGTCGTTGGTTAATGCGATCGCACCCGACCTGAATTTACGGACCAACGAGGTGTCTACTTTTGCTAACAAAGGTGTTCATACGACTACCTTCGCCGAGATGTTTGAACTGGCTCCCGATACGTATATCATCGATACACCGGGCATTAAAGAACTGGGATTGATCGATACAGCTAAGGAGGAAATCAGCCATTACTTTCCCGAAATGCGCGACCGGCTGAACCAGTGTCGCTTTCATAACTGTCTGCACATCAACGAGCCCGGCTGTGCGATAAAAGACGCCGTCGCCGAAGGTGACATCGCCGAAAGTCGCTATATGAGTTACCTAAGCATGGTTGAAGGCGGAGATAACCGGCGGTAA